In a genomic window of Helianthus annuus cultivar XRQ/B chromosome 10, HanXRQr2.0-SUNRISE, whole genome shotgun sequence:
- the LOC110885576 gene encoding serine/threonine-protein kinase CDG1 isoform X2, with the protein MTMELHHKLFMILDSVSKYKTLLDDYLADYEGLCDHKQVDLTGQVLRGNSVRKVLVREAKFYSAAAVIVGVSKIKAFGGWLSIAKYCAKKLPLATEVLALHNGKVVFKRFSNGELSVSMTDPKPSFYLIGNTHLKDTQSEFCESEASDMGRHSVEGAQNGDINSFELRKKALSSVSVVIEDFAHQRPGWPLLRANGVLTPSAREARKMSVVKWVMNLPNRSAPGTPRTTSSSSTEVSPKSLGSDSRSECSIFTNTSNESNTPKSHELPEILNLLLKTNSSRCQWIGFDLLKASTSHFASENLIGKGGCHRVYKGIFPDGKSAAVKIRKSSKEAWKDYILEIDIMTSLDHKNITPLLGICVEDDNLISVYDLVPRGNLEDNLHGVMKDRAVLSWEIRLNIAIGVAEALNYLHKECLRPVIHRDIKTSNVLLTDEFEPQLSDFGLAIWGPTTSPFLSHSDVVGTFGYLAPEYFMYGKVSEKIDVYSFGVVLLELLTRKRPISSDPIKGEDSLVMWAKPKLEKGDLASILDVDLDKEANKSEIVRMALAAMLCLTRSARRRPTMSQVIKILRGEHDLDERASPNDWEVSCNNCDHDHDDDDDDGDDDEVYPESNAESHLSLAFLDVEEKSGWFGSVDVKQNARISLEGYLRGRWSRSSSLDYCIGKAGLGEM; encoded by the exons ATGACGATGGAGTTGCATCACAaattgttcatgattttgg ATTCTGTATCCAAGTATAAGACTTTGTTGGATGATTATTTGGCTGATTATGAAGGTCTCTGTGATCACAAACAG GTGGATCTCACTGGGCAGGTATTAAGAGGGAATTCAGTAAGAAAAGTTTTGGTTAGAGAAGCAAAGTTTTATTCTGCAGCTGCAGTTATTGTTGGGGTCAGCAAGATCAAAGCTTTTGG GGGTTGGCTTTCAATTGCCAAATATTGCGCCAAGAAACTACCTTTAGCTACTGAAGTATTGGCTCTCCATAACGGGAAAGTTGTTTTCAAGAGGTTTTCAAATGGCGAGCTTTCAG TGTCAATGACAGATCCAAAGCCGAGTTTCTACTTGATCGGGAACACGCATTTAAAAGATACCCAATCTGAGTTTTGTGAATCTGAGGCGTCGGATATGGGCAGACATAGTGTCGAAGGGGCTCAAAACGGAGATATAAACTCATTCGAATTGAGAAAAAAAGCTTTGAGTTCGGTTTCAGTGGTAATAGAAGACTTTGCACATCAAAGGCCCGGTTGGCCACTACTTCGGGCCAATGGTGTGTTGACCCCATCAGCAAGGGAGGCTAGAAAAATGTCGGTGGTCAAGTGGGTCATGAACCTGCCAAACCGGTCTGCACCAGGAACGCCTAGGACCACTTCTTCATCTAGCACTGAAGTTAGCCCCAAGAGTTTGGGATCTGATTCGAGATCCGAATGCAGCATATTTACAAATACAAGTAATGAAAGTAACACACCAAAGAGCCATGAGTTGCCTGAAATCTTGAACCTTTTACTTAAAACTAACTCGTCTCGCTGCCAATGGATCGGGTTTGATCTACTCAAAGCCTCAACTTCTCACTTTGCGTCAG AGAATCTGATAGGGAAAGGTGGTTGTCATCGCGTGTATAAAGGGATATTTCCTGATGGAAAATCGGCGGCTGTCAAGATCAGGAAGTCTTCAAAAGAAGCATGGAAAGATTATATTCTAGAAATCGACATTATGACGTCACTAGATCACAAAAACATAACACCGCTTTTAGGGATATGTGTGGAGGACGACAACTTAATCTCGGTTTATGATCTCGTGCCTAGAGGAAACCTGGAGGACAATTTACACG GTGTAATGAAGGATAGAGCTGTTTTATCATGGGAAATAAGACTGAATATAGCCATTGGAGTTGCAGAGGCTTTAAACTATTTGCATAAAGAATGCCTTAGGCCCGTTATTCATCGTGACATCAAGACGTCTAACGTTCTTCTCACTGATGAATTCGAGCCGCAG CTATCAGATTTTGGGCTTGCGATATGGGGACCCACAACCTCGCCATTTTTGAGTCACAGCGATGTAGTAGGAACTTTTGGGTATCTCGCCCCTGAGTATTTCATGTATGGTAAAGTTAGTGAAAAGATTGATGTTTATTCTTTCGGGGTCGTTCTTCTAGAACTTTTAACAAGAAAACGACCCATAAGCTCGGATCCTATTAAAGGCGAAGATAGTTTGGTTATGTGG GCAAAACCGAAGCTAGAAAAGGGTGATCTAGCAAGCATACTGGATGTTGATTTGGACAAAGAAGCCAACAAAAGTGAAATAGTTCGAATGGCGCTTGCAGCGATGCTTTGTCTCACTCGCTCAGCTAGACGACGTCCTACCATGAGCCAG GTTATAAAAATTTTACGCGGGGAGCATGATTTGGATGAGAGGGCATCTCCGAATGATTGGGAAGTGTCGTGTAACAATTGTGATCAtgatcatgatgatgatgatgatgatggtgatgacgatGAAGTTTATCCGGAATCAAATGCAGAGTCGCACTTGAGTCTTGCGTTTCTTGACGTTGAAGAAAAGTCAGGATGGTTTGGTAGTGTTGATGTAAAGCAAAATGCCCGTATATCGTTGGAAGGGTATTTGAGGGGAAGGTGGAGTCGATCTTCGAGTTTAGATTACTGTATAGGGAAAGCTGGTCTTGGAGAAATGTAA
- the LOC110885576 gene encoding receptor-like protein kinase FERONIA isoform X1: MTFEAVDHNHGHDHDHDHQGVDSKNVLVGIRLDECGRELLDWAMVKVADSGDRVIAINVCRNSDSVSKYKTLLDDYLADYEGLCDHKQVDLTGQVLRGNSVRKVLVREAKFYSAAAVIVGVSKIKAFGGWLSIAKYCAKKLPLATEVLALHNGKVVFKRFSNGELSVSMTDPKPSFYLIGNTHLKDTQSEFCESEASDMGRHSVEGAQNGDINSFELRKKALSSVSVVIEDFAHQRPGWPLLRANGVLTPSAREARKMSVVKWVMNLPNRSAPGTPRTTSSSSTEVSPKSLGSDSRSECSIFTNTSNESNTPKSHELPEILNLLLKTNSSRCQWIGFDLLKASTSHFASENLIGKGGCHRVYKGIFPDGKSAAVKIRKSSKEAWKDYILEIDIMTSLDHKNITPLLGICVEDDNLISVYDLVPRGNLEDNLHGVMKDRAVLSWEIRLNIAIGVAEALNYLHKECLRPVIHRDIKTSNVLLTDEFEPQLSDFGLAIWGPTTSPFLSHSDVVGTFGYLAPEYFMYGKVSEKIDVYSFGVVLLELLTRKRPISSDPIKGEDSLVMWAKPKLEKGDLASILDVDLDKEANKSEIVRMALAAMLCLTRSARRRPTMSQVIKILRGEHDLDERASPNDWEVSCNNCDHDHDDDDDDGDDDEVYPESNAESHLSLAFLDVEEKSGWFGSVDVKQNARISLEGYLRGRWSRSSSLDYCIGKAGLGEM, translated from the exons ATGACGTTTGAGGCGGTTGATCATAATCATGGTCATGACCATGATCATGATCATCAAGGTGTTGACAGCAAGAATGTTTTGGTGGGAATTCGGTTGGATGAATGCGGGAGGGAGCTTCTTGATTGGGCTATGGTGAAAGTTGCAGATTCAGGCGATCGTGTGATCGCGATTAATGTTTGTCGAAATTCAg ATTCTGTATCCAAGTATAAGACTTTGTTGGATGATTATTTGGCTGATTATGAAGGTCTCTGTGATCACAAACAG GTGGATCTCACTGGGCAGGTATTAAGAGGGAATTCAGTAAGAAAAGTTTTGGTTAGAGAAGCAAAGTTTTATTCTGCAGCTGCAGTTATTGTTGGGGTCAGCAAGATCAAAGCTTTTGG GGGTTGGCTTTCAATTGCCAAATATTGCGCCAAGAAACTACCTTTAGCTACTGAAGTATTGGCTCTCCATAACGGGAAAGTTGTTTTCAAGAGGTTTTCAAATGGCGAGCTTTCAG TGTCAATGACAGATCCAAAGCCGAGTTTCTACTTGATCGGGAACACGCATTTAAAAGATACCCAATCTGAGTTTTGTGAATCTGAGGCGTCGGATATGGGCAGACATAGTGTCGAAGGGGCTCAAAACGGAGATATAAACTCATTCGAATTGAGAAAAAAAGCTTTGAGTTCGGTTTCAGTGGTAATAGAAGACTTTGCACATCAAAGGCCCGGTTGGCCACTACTTCGGGCCAATGGTGTGTTGACCCCATCAGCAAGGGAGGCTAGAAAAATGTCGGTGGTCAAGTGGGTCATGAACCTGCCAAACCGGTCTGCACCAGGAACGCCTAGGACCACTTCTTCATCTAGCACTGAAGTTAGCCCCAAGAGTTTGGGATCTGATTCGAGATCCGAATGCAGCATATTTACAAATACAAGTAATGAAAGTAACACACCAAAGAGCCATGAGTTGCCTGAAATCTTGAACCTTTTACTTAAAACTAACTCGTCTCGCTGCCAATGGATCGGGTTTGATCTACTCAAAGCCTCAACTTCTCACTTTGCGTCAG AGAATCTGATAGGGAAAGGTGGTTGTCATCGCGTGTATAAAGGGATATTTCCTGATGGAAAATCGGCGGCTGTCAAGATCAGGAAGTCTTCAAAAGAAGCATGGAAAGATTATATTCTAGAAATCGACATTATGACGTCACTAGATCACAAAAACATAACACCGCTTTTAGGGATATGTGTGGAGGACGACAACTTAATCTCGGTTTATGATCTCGTGCCTAGAGGAAACCTGGAGGACAATTTACACG GTGTAATGAAGGATAGAGCTGTTTTATCATGGGAAATAAGACTGAATATAGCCATTGGAGTTGCAGAGGCTTTAAACTATTTGCATAAAGAATGCCTTAGGCCCGTTATTCATCGTGACATCAAGACGTCTAACGTTCTTCTCACTGATGAATTCGAGCCGCAG CTATCAGATTTTGGGCTTGCGATATGGGGACCCACAACCTCGCCATTTTTGAGTCACAGCGATGTAGTAGGAACTTTTGGGTATCTCGCCCCTGAGTATTTCATGTATGGTAAAGTTAGTGAAAAGATTGATGTTTATTCTTTCGGGGTCGTTCTTCTAGAACTTTTAACAAGAAAACGACCCATAAGCTCGGATCCTATTAAAGGCGAAGATAGTTTGGTTATGTGG GCAAAACCGAAGCTAGAAAAGGGTGATCTAGCAAGCATACTGGATGTTGATTTGGACAAAGAAGCCAACAAAAGTGAAATAGTTCGAATGGCGCTTGCAGCGATGCTTTGTCTCACTCGCTCAGCTAGACGACGTCCTACCATGAGCCAG GTTATAAAAATTTTACGCGGGGAGCATGATTTGGATGAGAGGGCATCTCCGAATGATTGGGAAGTGTCGTGTAACAATTGTGATCAtgatcatgatgatgatgatgatgatggtgatgacgatGAAGTTTATCCGGAATCAAATGCAGAGTCGCACTTGAGTCTTGCGTTTCTTGACGTTGAAGAAAAGTCAGGATGGTTTGGTAGTGTTGATGTAAAGCAAAATGCCCGTATATCGTTGGAAGGGTATTTGAGGGGAAGGTGGAGTCGATCTTCGAGTTTAGATTACTGTATAGGGAAAGCTGGTCTTGGAGAAATGTAA